One genomic window of Ruminococcus gauvreauii includes the following:
- a CDS encoding TetR/AcrR family transcriptional regulator: MARNKYPEITEQRILDTATRLFLEKGWEETTIQDIIDELGDLTRGAFYHHYKSKDEIIDAVTTRMFNKDDMFDTVKKEKGLNGFEKLKKILQLSVINEEQLEFAKSLPSVFSSHIFVSKQLRDCIHSVAPKLNCFFKEGLNDGSITVEYPEQVSETFTILMTLWFNPILFPVTKGEYLRKYDYLKYLLDHIGLPIFDDELRKKAEKAFDDILI, translated from the coding sequence TTGGCTAGAAACAAATATCCCGAAATCACGGAGCAGCGTATATTAGACACGGCAACGAGGCTGTTTCTTGAAAAAGGATGGGAAGAAACGACGATTCAGGATATTATAGATGAGCTCGGGGATTTAACCAGAGGAGCTTTTTATCATCATTATAAATCAAAAGATGAGATAATTGATGCAGTTACTACCCGTATGTTTAACAAAGACGACATGTTTGATACGGTGAAAAAAGAAAAAGGTTTAAATGGGTTCGAAAAATTGAAAAAGATTTTGCAGTTATCTGTGATAAATGAAGAACAACTTGAATTTGCAAAATCACTCCCCTCGGTTTTCAGCAGCCACATATTCGTCAGTAAGCAGCTGCGGGACTGTATTCATTCTGTGGCACCAAAACTGAACTGCTTTTTCAAAGAAGGTTTGAATGATGGATCCATTACGGTAGAATACCCGGAACAGGTTTCTGAGACATTTACCATTCTTATGACATTATGGTTTAATCCGATCCTGTTTCCTGTCACAAAAGGAGAATACTTGAGGAAGTATGACTATCTTAAGTATCTGTTGGATCATATAGGATTACCGATTTTTGATGATGAGCTGCGTAAGAAGGCTGAAAAAGC
- a CDS encoding LURP-one-related/scramblase family protein gives MKLLIKQRVFSWTDSYDVYDEDGDAKYFVKAEFFALGHQLHVYDRDQNEIGMVKEKLMTLMPAFEIEIAGNACGRIEKKFTLFSPKYEIDCNGWHVEGDFMGWEYDVYSECSPVIHISKELFQWGDTYVLDFADPADELMGLLLVIAIDAANCTQNG, from the coding sequence ATGAAATTATTGATAAAACAAAGAGTTTTCTCCTGGACGGATTCCTATGATGTGTACGATGAAGACGGGGATGCGAAATATTTTGTAAAAGCGGAGTTTTTTGCACTGGGGCATCAGCTGCATGTATATGACCGTGATCAGAATGAGATCGGTATGGTCAAAGAGAAGCTGATGACATTGATGCCGGCCTTCGAGATTGAAATCGCTGGGAATGCCTGCGGAAGAATCGAAAAGAAGTTTACCCTGTTCAGTCCGAAGTATGAGATAGATTGCAACGGCTGGCACGTGGAGGGGGATTTCATGGGCTGGGAATACGATGTCTATTCAGAATGCAGTCCGGTGATACATATTTCAAAGGAATTGTTTCAGTGGGGCGACACCTATGTGCTTGATTTCGCTGATCCGGCAGATGAGCTGATGGGACTTCTGCTGGTGATTGCCATTGATGCGGCCAACTGTACGCAGAATGGATGA
- a CDS encoding HAD family hydrolase, which translates to MIRNIIFDMGNVLLNYDPRLPLEKFAETEADRAVILKELFEGPEWTEGDLGYITVEGKFERIKTRVPERLHGALKDCVCRWHETMEPVAGAQEFVKYVQEKGYQTYILSNASTEFYLYFPRCYDVASFRGVVVSADIHMIKPDAGIYRYLLETYGLIPEESLFIDDRPENIEAARELGIKGVVFDGDFDGIEKKFHL; encoded by the coding sequence ATGATCAGAAATATAATCTTTGATATGGGAAATGTGCTGCTGAATTATGATCCCAGACTTCCGCTTGAAAAGTTTGCAGAGACGGAGGCGGACAGAGCAGTCATTTTAAAAGAGCTGTTTGAGGGTCCGGAGTGGACAGAAGGTGACCTGGGATATATTACGGTGGAAGGAAAGTTTGAGAGGATAAAAACACGGGTGCCGGAAAGGCTGCATGGGGCGCTTAAGGACTGTGTCTGCCGGTGGCACGAGACCATGGAGCCGGTTGCGGGTGCGCAGGAATTTGTAAAGTATGTACAGGAGAAGGGCTACCAGACCTACATTCTCTCCAACGCCAGCACGGAATTTTACCTTTATTTTCCAAGGTGCTATGATGTGGCATCGTTTCGGGGCGTCGTCGTCTCTGCAGATATCCATATGATCAAACCGGATGCAGGAATCTACCGGTATCTTCTGGAAACTTACGGTCTTATCCCGGAGGAATCCCTGTTCATAGACGATCGTCCGGAAAACATTGAGGCCGCTCGGGAACTGGGAATCAAAGGAGTTGTCTTTGACGGCGATTTTGATGGAATCGAGAAGAAATTTCATCTGTGA
- a CDS encoding [FeFe] hydrogenase, group A, with translation MVTITINGKKMQVEEGTTILKAAAAAGMPVPSLCYLKEINEIGACRVCVVEVKGVARLVTACNNLVQNGMEILTNSPRVRQARRTNVELILSQHNSSCTSCVRGGNCSLQRIANDLGIYASEYTKVIPKKHWPVSFPLIRDSSRCIKCMRCLQICDKVQDLHVWDIAKTGSRATVGVSHNLQITEADCAICGQCLTHCPTGALRERDDTLKLLSAQGAFADPEKVTIVQVAPAVRAAWGEELGLTREEATPKRLVAALKALGFDYVFDTDFGADLTIMEEGSEFLERLNHRDDYKFPMFTSCCPGWVRFLKSQYPEMTGQLSTAKSPHQMQGAVTKTYIAEKFGIDADRIFNISIMPCIAKKQEAEIPNINDSGHGRDVDLVLTTREIARMIRADHLDVKNLAEEEFDDPFGTGSGAGVIFGATGGVMEAALRSCYYLVTGKNPYPDAFYMVRGMEGWKEACFDINGITLHVAVVSGLGNARKLIRAIQNGEVQYDFVEVMACPGGCVGGGGQPIHDGEELAEERGENLYFLDRSNDLRFSHENPKILQIYEEFLEKPLSHMAHELLHTDHHGWKMPGEEKTE, from the coding sequence ATGGTAACGATTACGATCAATGGAAAAAAGATGCAGGTGGAAGAGGGGACGACGATACTAAAGGCGGCGGCAGCTGCAGGAATGCCGGTTCCGAGTCTCTGCTACCTGAAAGAGATCAATGAGATCGGCGCTTGCCGCGTCTGTGTAGTCGAGGTGAAAGGAGTGGCCAGGCTGGTCACCGCGTGCAACAACCTCGTGCAGAATGGCATGGAGATTTTAACTAATTCACCGCGTGTGCGCCAGGCGCGCAGAACAAATGTTGAGCTGATTCTGTCACAGCACAACAGTTCCTGTACTAGCTGTGTGCGGGGAGGCAACTGCTCACTGCAGAGGATCGCAAATGACCTTGGTATCTATGCGTCGGAATATACGAAGGTGATACCGAAAAAACACTGGCCGGTCAGTTTCCCTCTGATCAGGGATTCTTCCCGCTGTATCAAATGCATGCGCTGTCTGCAGATCTGTGACAAAGTGCAGGATCTGCACGTCTGGGACATTGCGAAAACAGGTTCCCGCGCAACGGTAGGCGTTTCCCACAATCTGCAGATTACGGAAGCGGACTGTGCGATCTGCGGGCAATGCCTGACGCACTGTCCGACCGGTGCTTTGAGGGAGCGGGATGATACGCTGAAACTGCTTTCCGCACAGGGCGCGTTTGCGGATCCGGAAAAGGTGACGATCGTACAGGTAGCGCCTGCAGTGCGGGCGGCATGGGGCGAAGAGCTCGGCCTTACGCGTGAGGAGGCGACGCCGAAGCGGCTGGTCGCAGCATTAAAAGCTTTAGGGTTTGACTATGTTTTTGATACGGATTTTGGAGCCGATCTGACGATCATGGAGGAGGGAAGCGAATTCCTGGAACGTCTGAATCACAGAGATGACTACAAGTTCCCGATGTTTACCTCCTGCTGCCCGGGCTGGGTCAGATTCCTGAAGTCTCAGTATCCGGAGATGACCGGCCAGCTCTCAACGGCGAAATCTCCGCATCAGATGCAGGGGGCGGTGACGAAGACGTATATTGCTGAGAAATTTGGGATTGATGCAGACCGGATCTTTAATATTTCGATCATGCCGTGCATCGCCAAGAAACAGGAGGCGGAAATCCCGAACATCAATGACAGCGGACATGGAAGAGATGTGGATCTGGTGCTGACAACGAGAGAGATCGCCCGCATGATCCGGGCTGATCATCTGGATGTGAAGAACCTTGCGGAGGAAGAATTTGACGATCCGTTCGGCACTGGCAGCGGCGCCGGAGTGATCTTCGGGGCGACCGGCGGCGTGATGGAGGCTGCACTCAGGAGCTGTTACTATCTGGTGACGGGCAAAAACCCGTATCCGGACGCATTCTACATGGTGCGCGGGATGGAAGGCTGGAAGGAAGCCTGCTTTGATATCAATGGAATCACTCTTCATGTGGCGGTCGTGAGCGGACTCGGAAATGCAAGGAAGCTGATCCGTGCAATTCAAAATGGAGAAGTGCAGTACGATTTTGTGGAAGTCATGGCCTGTCCCGGCGGTTGCGTGGGCGGCGGCGGGCAGCCGATCCACGATGGTGAAGAGCTGGCAGAGGAGCGGGGTGAGAACCTGTATTTCCTCGACCGGTCGAACGATCTGAGGTTTTCACACGAGAATCCGAAGATCCTGCAGATTTATGAGGAGTTTCTGGAGAAGCCGCTTTCTCACATGGCTCATGAACTGCTGCATACCGATCATCATGGATGGAAGATGCCGGGGGAAGAGAAGACAGAATAA
- a CDS encoding NAD(P)-binding protein, whose product MSRLMIVTKSAAQTTVEGLYRELERRIVASPPGLCPVDMALVFLKMCHAQTCGKCVPCRIGLGQLGMLLEQVLDGEASMDDIPLIEKTARTIMDTADCAIGYTAAEMVVKGISGFRDDYEEHIRHGKCLASLEQPVPCVALCPARVDIPGYIALVAEGRHADAVRLIRKDNPFPTACAFVCEHPCEARCRRNMVDTSINIRGIKLAAVDNAGHVPAPECAESTGKKVAIIGGGPSGLSAAYYLQLMGHQTTVFEMHRHLGGMLYYGIPSYRLPRERLDEDINTILSTGVEVKLGTFVGDGEDQVSISDLREMYDAVYISIGAHTDKKVGLEGEDAEGVISAVEMLGTLADGGSMDFTGKRVVVIGGGNVAMDVTRSAIRLGAKTVTVVYRRRQVDMTALPEEVRSAVAEGAQIMELHAPVRIDTDADDKVTALVAQPKLIGLIGKDGRPKPSRSEKPEVSIPCDVVIVAIGQGIETDHFEERGIAIKHGVIAAESWSAVENAPGVFAGGDCVTGPATAIRAIAAGKVAAANIDSYLGYDHTISTDVEIPAPKTKDYFPCGRINVREREPAERKRDFEEVECSLTQEEIRQESARCLRCDHFGFGILKGGRETRW is encoded by the coding sequence TTGAGCAGACTCATGATTGTAACAAAAAGTGCTGCACAGACAACAGTTGAGGGGCTTTACAGGGAACTGGAACGAAGAATTGTTGCCAGTCCTCCCGGACTGTGTCCTGTGGATATGGCACTGGTGTTTCTGAAGATGTGCCATGCGCAGACATGTGGAAAATGTGTTCCCTGCCGTATAGGACTGGGGCAGCTTGGCATGCTGCTGGAACAGGTGCTGGATGGAGAGGCGAGTATGGATGATATTCCGCTGATTGAGAAGACGGCGCGTACCATCATGGACACAGCTGACTGTGCGATCGGATATACGGCCGCAGAGATGGTGGTGAAAGGAATTTCCGGATTCCGGGATGATTACGAGGAGCATATCCGCCACGGGAAATGTCTTGCATCACTGGAGCAGCCGGTGCCGTGCGTGGCGCTGTGCCCGGCCAGGGTTGACATACCGGGATATATCGCACTTGTCGCGGAGGGGAGACATGCGGATGCGGTACGCCTGATCAGAAAGGATAATCCCTTCCCTACAGCCTGTGCATTTGTCTGCGAGCATCCGTGTGAGGCGAGATGCCGCAGAAATATGGTAGATACTTCCATCAATATCAGAGGAATCAAACTTGCGGCGGTTGACAATGCGGGGCACGTACCTGCACCGGAATGTGCCGAATCTACCGGCAAAAAAGTGGCGATCATCGGCGGAGGACCGAGTGGTTTGAGTGCAGCGTATTACCTGCAGCTGATGGGGCATCAGACGACGGTATTTGAAATGCACAGACATTTGGGAGGAATGCTGTACTACGGAATTCCGAGCTATCGCCTGCCGAGAGAACGGCTGGATGAGGATATCAATACCATTCTGTCCACCGGAGTTGAAGTAAAGCTTGGGACATTTGTCGGAGATGGTGAGGATCAGGTGTCCATCAGCGATCTGAGAGAGATGTACGACGCCGTATACATATCGATCGGGGCACATACCGATAAAAAGGTAGGACTGGAAGGCGAGGATGCCGAAGGCGTAATCTCTGCCGTAGAAATGCTGGGAACGCTGGCTGACGGCGGCAGCATGGATTTCACAGGAAAACGTGTAGTTGTGATCGGGGGCGGAAATGTAGCAATGGATGTGACTCGTTCCGCGATCCGGCTGGGAGCAAAGACCGTTACCGTCGTCTACCGCCGGAGACAGGTTGATATGACGGCTCTTCCGGAGGAAGTGCGGAGCGCCGTTGCAGAGGGAGCGCAGATCATGGAGCTGCATGCGCCTGTCCGCATTGATACGGATGCAGATGATAAGGTGACAGCCCTGGTCGCACAGCCGAAGCTGATCGGCTTGATCGGTAAAGATGGGCGTCCGAAACCGTCCAGGAGTGAAAAACCGGAAGTCAGCATTCCGTGTGATGTGGTTATCGTGGCGATTGGTCAGGGGATTGAAACCGATCATTTTGAAGAGCGGGGAATTGCGATCAAGCACGGTGTCATTGCTGCAGAGAGCTGGAGTGCAGTTGAGAACGCTCCGGGTGTATTTGCGGGAGGCGACTGTGTGACAGGACCTGCGACGGCGATTCGGGCTATCGCGGCCGGTAAAGTAGCTGCCGCGAATATCGACTCTTATCTGGGCTATGACCATACCATCTCTACGGATGTGGAAATACCGGCGCCTAAGACGAAGGATTATTTCCCATGCGGCAGAATCAATGTCAGGGAAAGAGAACCCGCGGAGAGAAAACGCGATTTTGAGGAAGTGGAGTGCAGCCTGACACAGGAGGAGATCCGCCAGGAATCAGCCAGATGCCTGCGGTGCGATCACTTTGGGTTCGGCATTCTGAAAGGGGGCAGGGAGACCAGATGGTAA
- a CDS encoding Gfo/Idh/MocA family protein → MEKLTFGMIGGGKGSFIADLHLKGALFDNLGTLAAGCFSRNYQKSLDFGESMGIQEERIYTTYQEMAKEEGKREDKIDFVIIAAPNNVHYECAKAFLENGIHVVCDKPLTHYSWEAEELKRIAEGKDLLFGVTYVYSMYPGPRFMREMITQGKIGKIRLVNAEYLTDNLAVSNDELGGNMAWRIDPKVAGRSTCVGDIGVHAQQLIASVTGLCMDEIWADMNVIGEDRVLDTNANVIVRYKGGAKGQIWCSNVVVGNNNNLNIAVYGEKGCLRWFQEDPDVVIFGELGGKETRYRMGTSFRSIGSSEIYRLPAGVGEGYYEAFANVYREFMKALLSKKNGNAYEISYPDICHGIESIKFVEACLESNENSQWVKMK, encoded by the coding sequence ATGGAAAAACTGACATTTGGAATGATTGGGGGAGGAAAGGGTTCCTTTATCGCAGATCTTCATCTGAAGGGGGCGCTTTTTGACAACCTGGGAACACTGGCTGCCGGCTGTTTCTCAAGAAATTACCAGAAGTCACTGGATTTCGGTGAGTCAATGGGGATTCAGGAAGAAAGAATCTATACGACATACCAGGAGATGGCGAAAGAAGAGGGAAAACGGGAAGATAAGATTGATTTTGTAATCATCGCAGCTCCGAATAATGTCCATTATGAGTGCGCGAAAGCATTTCTGGAGAACGGGATCCATGTTGTCTGTGACAAACCGCTGACGCATTATTCCTGGGAGGCGGAAGAGTTAAAACGGATTGCAGAAGGTAAAGATCTGCTCTTCGGTGTGACTTATGTATACAGCATGTACCCGGGACCGCGTTTTATGCGGGAGATGATCACACAGGGAAAGATCGGGAAAATCCGTCTGGTCAATGCCGAGTACCTGACAGACAATCTGGCAGTCAGTAATGATGAGCTGGGAGGAAACATGGCGTGGAGAATTGACCCGAAAGTAGCGGGCAGATCCACCTGTGTCGGTGATATCGGCGTGCATGCGCAGCAGCTGATCGCTTCCGTAACCGGGCTTTGTATGGACGAAATCTGGGCGGATATGAATGTTATCGGAGAAGACCGGGTGCTGGATACGAATGCGAACGTTATCGTCCGCTACAAGGGAGGAGCGAAAGGACAGATCTGGTGCTCCAACGTAGTGGTTGGAAACAATAACAACCTCAATATCGCTGTTTACGGTGAAAAGGGCTGCCTTCGCTGGTTCCAGGAAGACCCTGATGTAGTGATCTTCGGGGAGCTGGGAGGTAAAGAGACACGGTACCGGATGGGTACAAGTTTCCGCAGCATTGGCTCCAGTGAAATCTACCGCCTCCCTGCGGGAGTCGGTGAGGGTTACTATGAGGCATTTGCCAATGTGTACCGGGAATTTATGAAGGCTTTGCTGAGCAAAAAGAACGGCAACGCGTATGAAATCAGCTATCCCGATATCTGCCATGGGATTGAGAGCATCAAATTTGTTGAGGCATGTCTGGAGTCCAATGAGAACAGTCAGTGGGTAAAAATGAAATAG
- a CDS encoding heavy-metal-associated domain-containing protein: MMRVLKAEDMHCEKCVERITKSMTAAGLDFKVSLADKTVTIDGCDNCVAKAKEILDDLGFDAEEVTE; encoded by the coding sequence ATGATGAGAGTATTGAAAGCAGAAGACATGCACTGTGAGAAATGTGTGGAGAGAATCACAAAATCCATGACCGCGGCAGGACTGGACTTTAAAGTGTCTCTGGCGGATAAGACGGTGACGATCGACGGATGCGACAACTGTGTGGCAAAGGCGAAGGAAATCCTGGATGATCTCGGATTTGACGCGGAAGAAGTAACTGAATAA
- a CDS encoding metal-sensing transcriptional repressor: protein MSEQDCCSCKKKERSEQEHKDLISRLNRIEGQVRGVKNMVEEDRYCIDILTQVSAIQSALNSFNRLLLSSHIKTCVVEDIRNGSDEVVDELCAAIQKLMK, encoded by the coding sequence TTGTCAGAACAGGATTGCTGCAGCTGCAAAAAGAAAGAGCGCAGTGAGCAGGAGCATAAAGATCTGATCTCGCGCCTGAACCGGATTGAAGGGCAGGTGCGGGGCGTGAAAAATATGGTAGAGGAAGACCGGTACTGTATCGATATTCTGACACAGGTATCGGCGATACAGTCGGCGCTGAACAGCTTCAACAGACTGCTGCTGTCCAGCCACATCAAGACGTGTGTGGTGGAGGATATCCGCAATGGCAGCGATGAGGTGGTCGACGAATTGTGTGCAGCAATACAAAAATTAATGAAATAA